The sequence ATCGGCGGCACCGACCTGAAGATCGGGCACGGCGCCGTCACCCTGGCCAGCATCACATCCTGCACGAACACCAGCAACCCCAGCGTGCTGATCGCCGCCGGTCTGGTCGCCAAGAAGGCCGTCGAACTGGGCCTGAAGAGCCAGCCGTGGGTCAAGACCAGCCTCGCCCCGGGCAGCCGCGTGGTCACCGAGTACCTGGAAGCCGCCGGGCTCCAGACGTACCTCGACCAGATCGGCTTCAATACGGTCGGCTACGGCTGCATGACCTGCATCGGCAACAGCGGCCCGCTGCCCGAACCCGTCGTGCAGGCCATCCAGGAAGGCGACCTCGTGGCCGCCAGCGTCCTGTCGGGCAACCGCAACTTCGAGGGCCGCGTGAACCCGCACATCCGCGCGAACTACCTGGCCTCGCCGCCGCTGGTCGTGGCCTACGCCCTGGCGGGCACCGTCGTGAACGACATCGTGAACGACCCCATCGGCACCGGCAAGGACGGCCAGAAGGTCTACCTGCGCGACATCTGGCCCACCGCCAGCGAAATCCAGACCGTCATGGATGGCGCGATCAACGCCGAGATGTTCCGTAAGGTCTACGACGGCATCGAGAAGAGCAACGCCGACTGGAACGCCATTCCCGTCGCCGAGGGCGCCCTGTTCGACTGGAAGGAAGACAGCACATACATCCAGAACCCGCCCTTCTTCGACAACCTCGCCGGCGGCCCCAGCGACATCATCAGCATCGAGGGAGCCCGCGCCCTGGTGAAGGTCGGCGACAGCGTCACCACGGATCACATCAGCCCGGCCGGTTCCTTCAAGGCCGACACGCCCGCCGGGAAGTTCCTGGCCGAACGCGGCATTGCGCCCAAGGACTTCAACTCCTACGGCAGCCGCCGGGGCAACGACCGCATCATGACGCGCGGCACCTTCGCCAACATCCGCCTGAAGAACCAGCTCGCGCCCGGCACCGAAGGCGGCTTCACCACCGACTACACCACCGGGCAGGTCAGCAGCATCTACGACGCCAGCGTGAACTACAAGGCCAGTAACATTCCCCTGGTCATCTTCGCGGGCAAGGACTACGGCATGGGCAGCAGCCGCGACTGGGCCGCCAAGGGCACCTTCCTGCTGGGTGTGAAGGCCGTGATCGCCGAGAGTTTCGAGCGTATCCACCGCAGCAACCTGGTCGGCATGGGCGTGCTGCCCCTGCAATACAAGAACGGTGAGACCGCCGACAGCCTGGGGATTACCGGCGATGAGACCTTCGACGTGATCCTGCCCGGCGACTTGAAGCCCCGCCAGGACGTGGTCGTGAAGGTCACGCCGCAGAACGGCCCCACCCGCGAGATCACCGTGCAGTGCCGCATCGACACCCCTGTGGAGATCGACTACTACAAGAACGGCGGGATTCTCCAGACCGTATTGCGCGGCATTTTGGCGAAGGGGAACGAAGTCAAGGCCTGAGCCTGAACGCTCTATACCG comes from Deinococcus sp. KSM4-11 and encodes:
- the acnA gene encoding aconitate hydratase AcnA — translated: MAMNLFGARDTLTTKSGQKLYFYNLQKFAEQGHDISKLPVSIKVLLESVLREANDYDVRREDVTTVAGWSPKNDEVEIPFKPARVILQDFTGVPAVVDLAAMRSAMVALGGDPSKINPLIPVDLVIDHSVQVDEFGTDFALANNMALEFERNRERYEFLRWGQQAFDNFGVVPPASGIVHQVNLEYLAKGVQSRPEDDGVVVYPDSLVGTDSHTTMINGLGIVGWGVGGIEAEAVMLGQPIYMLMPEVIGFKITGAMPEGATATDLALRVTEMLRVKGVVGKFVEFYGAGLSNMTLPDRATIANMAPEYGATMGFFPVDDEALRYLRRTGRLEDEIELVESYYKAQGMFRTDATPDPVFTDTIELDLGTIVPSLAGPKRPQDRVNLSDMHTVFADALTAPIKGRGFELSADKLAAQGTIGGTDLKIGHGAVTLASITSCTNTSNPSVLIAAGLVAKKAVELGLKSQPWVKTSLAPGSRVVTEYLEAAGLQTYLDQIGFNTVGYGCMTCIGNSGPLPEPVVQAIQEGDLVAASVLSGNRNFEGRVNPHIRANYLASPPLVVAYALAGTVVNDIVNDPIGTGKDGQKVYLRDIWPTASEIQTVMDGAINAEMFRKVYDGIEKSNADWNAIPVAEGALFDWKEDSTYIQNPPFFDNLAGGPSDIISIEGARALVKVGDSVTTDHISPAGSFKADTPAGKFLAERGIAPKDFNSYGSRRGNDRIMTRGTFANIRLKNQLAPGTEGGFTTDYTTGQVSSIYDASVNYKASNIPLVIFAGKDYGMGSSRDWAAKGTFLLGVKAVIAESFERIHRSNLVGMGVLPLQYKNGETADSLGITGDETFDVILPGDLKPRQDVVVKVTPQNGPTREITVQCRIDTPVEIDYYKNGGILQTVLRGILAKGNEVKA